A stretch of the Gemmatimonadaceae bacterium genome encodes the following:
- a CDS encoding alpha/beta hydrolase-fold protein, protein MLAPLALSTASMGRRFLPIFATPLAALAVLTSASGAQQPPRPASLRSPEVHADRTITFRVFAPMAGNVSVGGDMIQDQPRQAMAKDSAGVWSVTMGPFAPDLYDYTFQIDDVTVPDPVNPSVTLGPRTSSSLIEVPGHGPQLWDPRPVPHGTVHINWYDSEALGGLRAVYVYTPPGYEAGRDSFPALYLLHGAGFIEAGWTTTGRANLILDNLIAQGKALPMVVVMPYGHPQVATTLGFNEPPEADARLVSKDLLGAVMPLVEHTYRVFPDADHRAIAGFSMGGNQSLTIGLTHPALFHWVAGFSAAIPRQEAALDQAFGRVLDDSTRTNNTLKLLWTACGTDDRTWFPPNKLFATLLDRHGVRHTFVTTPGAHQWQVWRRNFIALAPLLFTH, encoded by the coding sequence GTGCTTGCTCCTCTCGCCCTCTCTACCGCCTCGATGGGGCGGAGGTTCCTGCCGATCTTCGCGACGCCACTCGCCGCGTTGGCCGTGCTCACCTCGGCGAGCGGCGCTCAACAGCCGCCGCGCCCGGCCTCGCTGCGCTCGCCCGAAGTGCACGCCGATCGTACGATCACCTTTCGCGTATTCGCGCCCATGGCCGGGAACGTGAGCGTGGGCGGCGACATGATCCAGGACCAGCCTCGCCAGGCGATGGCCAAGGACTCCGCCGGTGTATGGAGCGTGACGATGGGACCGTTCGCGCCCGACCTCTACGACTACACGTTCCAGATCGATGACGTGACGGTCCCCGATCCCGTTAACCCCAGCGTCACGCTGGGCCCGCGCACGTCGTCGAGCCTGATCGAGGTGCCGGGCCACGGCCCTCAACTGTGGGATCCGCGACCCGTGCCGCACGGCACGGTGCACATCAACTGGTACGACTCCGAGGCCCTGGGCGGCCTGCGCGCTGTCTACGTCTACACGCCACCGGGATACGAGGCCGGCCGCGACAGCTTCCCGGCGCTGTATCTGCTGCACGGCGCCGGCTTCATCGAGGCGGGGTGGACCACCACCGGACGGGCCAATCTCATCCTCGACAACCTGATCGCCCAGGGCAAGGCGCTACCGATGGTGGTCGTGATGCCGTACGGACACCCGCAGGTGGCGACCACGCTCGGATTCAACGAGCCGCCCGAGGCCGACGCTCGGCTGGTGAGCAAGGACCTGCTGGGCGCCGTCATGCCGCTGGTGGAGCACACCTATCGTGTCTTCCCCGACGCCGACCACCGCGCGATCGCGGGCTTCTCGATGGGCGGCAATCAGTCACTGACGATCGGGCTCACGCACCCGGCCCTGTTTCACTGGGTCGCGGGGTTCAGCGCCGCCATCCCGCGACAGGAGGCGGCGCTCGACCAGGCGTTCGGCCGGGTGCTCGACGACTCGACACGAACGAACAACACGCTCAAGCTGCTCTGGACGGCCTGCGGCACCGACGACCGGACGTGGTTCCCGCCCAACAAATTGTTCGCGACGCTGCTCGACCGGCACGGCGTGCGCCACACCTTCGTGACCACACCGGGCGCCCACCAATGGCAGGTGTGGCGGCGCAACTTCATCGCCCTGGCGCCGTTGCTATTCACGCACTGA